The following are encoded in a window of Stegostoma tigrinum isolate sSteTig4 chromosome 40, sSteTig4.hap1, whole genome shotgun sequence genomic DNA:
- the LOC125448083 gene encoding metal transporter CNNM4-like, producing the protein MALLVGRRTCGWSLAAAVTALATLLHAWGRAEALNETGLETGIYGLRLVAVERPLQEEEGSAAVEGAGEVLRVLEGQTVKLRIFGRGIDAGTWRRVGFAELGPEEGSANWSVRRACPSRSRDLEVKPGVEERRETSGLLTVRVQPLRKQEKSRLFGLCSRPPGDEASSAWLLHSEPDSRLRVHEETPPLLPFWLQIILTALLLVLSGMFSGLNLGLMALDPMELRIVQNCGTETERRHARCIEPVRRQGNYLLCSLLLGNVLVNTTLTVLLDGLLGTGWVTVVASTVGIVILGEIVPQALCSRHGLAVGAHTVLLTKFFMVLTFPLSYPISKMLDCVLGQEIGKVYSREKILEMLKVTGPYNGLEADELNMIQGALELRSKTVEDIMTPIHDCFMVSSDAILDFSTMSEIMETGYTRIPVYEQEKSNIVDILYVKDLAFVDPDDCVPLKTITKFYSHPLHFVFYDTRLDTMLEEFKQGKSHLAIVQKVNSEGEGDPFYEVLGLVTLEDVIEEIIKSEILDESDIFTDNRSKQKVVHNSKKRDFSVFKPTVHEVKVKVSPQLLLAAHRFLSTEVSLFAPAHISEKILLRLLKHPDVINEIKFDESNKLAADHYLYVRGKAVDYFVLILQGKVEAEAGKEDMKFETGPFSYYGTMALTSPTLVPTSRLRTCSLKRPSLFSWFQETRPSSRTSELSRSVSLSYTERSESALSVVSPPPLTHYVPDFSVRALTDLQYVKVTRQQYQNGLLASKIDSTPQSPDNPHTKVDIKLEKPETIADETTDLLNEQNSLNRNLNHTLENSI; encoded by the exons ATGGCGCTGTTGGTGGGGCGGCGGACCTGTGGTTGGAGCCTAGCGGCCGCTGTGACAGCTCTGGCGACGCTGCTGCACGCCTGGGGCAGGGCCGAGGCGTTGAACGAAACGGGGCTGGAGACCGGTATTTACGGGCTGCGGCTGGTGGCAGTAGAGCGGCCGctccaggaggaggaggggtCGGCGGCGGTGGAGGGGGCCGGGGAGGTGCTACGGGTCCTGGAGGGCCAGACGGTCAAGCTGCGGATCTTCGGCCGGGGCATCGACGCCGGCACCTGGAGGAGGGTGGGCTTCGCCGAGCTGGGCCCCGAGGAGGGCTCGGCGAACTGGAGCGTGAGGCGGGCCTGCCCTTCCCGCAGCCGCGACCTGGAGGTGAAGCCCGGGGTGGAGGAGAGGCGGGAGACGTCGGGCCTGCTCACCGTGCGGGTGCAGCCCCTCCGCAAGCAGGAGAAGAGCCGGCTGTTCGGCCTGTGCAGCCGCCCTCCCGGGGACGAGGCCAGCTCGGCCTGGCTGCTGCACTCGGAGCCCGACAGCCGCCTGAGGGTGCACGAGGAGACGCCGCCGCTGCTTCCCTTCTGGCTGCAGATCATCCTCACTGCGCTGCTGCTGGTGCTCTCGGGCATGTTCTCTGGCCTCAACCTGGGCCTGATGGCCCTGGACCCCATGGAGCTGCGGATCGTGCAGAACTGCGGCACCGAGACCGAGAGGCGGCACGCCCGCTGCATCGAGCCCGTCCGCCGCCAGGGCAACTACTTGCTGTGCTCCCTGCTGCtgggcaacgtcctggtgaacacCACCCTGACTGTGCTGTTGGACGGCCTGCTGGGCACTGGCTGGGTCACTGTAGTGGCTTCCACAGTGGGCATCGTCATCCTGGGTGAGATTGTGCCCCAGGCGCTGTGCTCACGGCATGGGCTGGCGGTGGGTGCCCACACGGTGCTGCTGACCAAGTTCTTCATGGTGCTGACCTTCCCTCTCTCCTACCCCATCAGCAAGATGTTGGACTGTGTGCTGGGCCAGGAGATCGGTAAGGTCTACAGCCGTGAGAAAATCCTGGAGATGCTCAAGGTGACGGGCCCGTACAATGGCCTCGAGGCCGATGAGCTCAACATGATCCAGGGTGCCCTGGAGCTGCGCAGCAAGACGGTGGAGGATATCATGACACCCATCCACGACTGCTTTATGGTATCGAGTGATGCCATCCTTGACTTCAGCACCATGTCAGAGATCATGGAGACAGGCTACACCCGGATCCCTGTCTACGAGCAGGAGAAGTCGAACATCGTTGACATCCTGTACGTCAAGGACCTGGCCTTTGTTGACCCTGATGACTGTGTTCCCCTCAAGACAATCACCAAGTTCTACAGCCACCCATTGCACTTTGTGTTCTACGACACCCGGCTGGACACGATGCTGGAGGAGTTCAAGCAGG GTAAATCACACCTGGCAATTGTACAGAAGGTGAACAGTGAAGGTGAGGGAGATCCTTTCTACGAGGTGCTGGGCCTGGTCACCCTGGAAGATGTTATTGAAGAAATCATCAAATCAGAAATTCTTGACGAATCGGACATATTCA CCGACAATCGATCCAAGCAGAAGGTTGTCCACAACAGCAAGAAACGGGACTTCTCTGTTTTCAAACCCACTGTCCATGAGGTGAAAGTCAAGGTGTCCCCGCAGCTGCTGCTGGCTGCCCACCGCTTCCTGTCGACAG AGGTCAGTCTCTTTGCCCCTGCCCACATCTCTGAGAAGATTCTGCTGCGACTCCTCAAACATCCCGACGTCATCAATGAGATCAAGTTTGACGAGAGCAACAAACTGGCTGCTGACCACTATCTGTACGTGCGTGGCAAGGCAGTCGATTACTTTGTCCTCATTTTACAG GGTAAAGTGGAGGCAGAGGCTGGCAAAGAAGATATGAAGTTTGAGACAGGGCCCTTTTCCTACTATGGTACCATGGCCCTCACCAGTCCCACTTTGG TTCCCACCTCCAGGCTCCGTACTTGCAGCCTCAAACGGCCTTCCCTATTTTCTTGGTTCCAAG aaacccgacCGTCCTCTCGCACCAGTGAGCTGAGTCGCTCTGTCTCACTGAGCTACACAGAACGCTCGGAATCTGCGCTGTCCGTCGTCTCACCCCCCCCCTTGACGCACTATGTTCCGGATTTCTCTGTGAGGGCGCTGACTGACCTGCAGTACGTCAAG GTGACACGGCAGCAGTACCAGAATGGGTTACTGGCGTCAAAGATCGACAGCACTCCACAGTCCCCGGACAATCCCCACACAAAAGTCGACATCAAACTGGAGAAACCTGAGACTATAGCAGACGAAACCACGGACCTTCTGAACGAGCAGAACTCTTTGAACCGTAATTTGAACCACACTTTGGAAAACAGTATATGA